A single region of the Lycium barbarum isolate Lr01 chromosome 2, ASM1917538v2, whole genome shotgun sequence genome encodes:
- the LOC132624243 gene encoding tabersonine-19-hydroxy-O-acetyltransferase-like gives MERKVETISQDLIKPIVPQTCESYNLSALDQLVDFYPFAGRLINDNTSISCNSKDDDFGVVFIEAFAHNYNLQDILSNSDQTIKIANHFLPKLEDNSPASTTIVLLVQLTFLECGGMILGCSSSHKLEDVASFGAFVKCWAKATMLALGNKSCSLFSLIL, from the coding sequence ATGGAAAGAAAAGTAGAGACAATATCTCAAGATTTGATCAAACCAATTGTTCCTCAAACTTGTGAATCCTACAATTTATCAGCTCTAGATCAACTTGTTGATTTTTATCCCTTTGCTGGAAGATTAATTAATGATAACACTTCAATCAGTTGCAATTCCAAAGATGATGATTTTGGAGTAGTGTTCATTGAAGCTTTTGCACATAACTACAATCTCCAAGACATCCTCTCAAATTCTGATCAAACAATAAAGATAGCAAATCACTTCCTCCCAAAGCTCGAGGATAATTCACCTGCTTCCACCACTATTGTTTTGCTTGTTCAACTCACATTCTTAGAATGTGGAGGCATGATTCTTGGTTGCTCCTCTTCTCACAAGCTCGAGGACGTGGCGTCCTTTGGCGCTTTCGTCAAATGTTGGGCAAAGGCAACAATGTTGGCTCTAGGAAATAAGTCATGTTCTCTGTTCAGCCTGATTTTATAG